CGATGTAGTCTCTGCGTTTTTCCCAACTGTTTTTCCGAACTGTGTGTGGACTAATCGGTGTTTGAAGGTAGAGATATAACTCTTGCTTAATTTGATATTGCAGTGCTAATCCTAAAATTCTAGTTCTATAAAATTCTAGTTCTTAAATAGAAAAGAATGAATATGTTTCAacttttatcaaataaattaatacatCTTTTTACTAAAGATAAAGaaggaaaattaataatttgttgttaatcatttttttatttttcaaagttATGGTAGTCaaactaatttatttctaaattaaatgcaaacaaaaatctGTAGTTTAATTATGTGATATTTTCACAAGTtgataaaatgtatacattttgtGAGACTGACATTAAATGAAATCGAGCTTCAAATAACACTTCTAAATTATGACTTGAATGTAATTTTATTCACAACAAATGTATTAATCAATTCAATGTTATTTAGAGTTGAATTTGAGGGTGTTATTAATTGAGATGTAATTGTTTTTGGTTTATCCACCAGCTCAATGCTCAACAACGATATGTTGAGTTCCAACGAATCACTGCCGAACAATCGAAGCGTATCAACAAGGATCTCATATTCGATCGTCGTCTTTATAGACAACTGATGTTGCAGTCGGAAGTGGGTCCCAATGCGCTGCCCCTAGATGTTTTGGATAGGGTAAGATTGATTATAACTTCCTCATATattatatagtttttaaaatatatttttccttagtACAATCGGCTGCTGAATGAGATGCTGTTCCTGTACAACAGCGCCGGAATCTGTGCCTACCAGCAGCCCTTCCAGTGCGACCTCCACTACATTCCCCAGTTGAAGGACATCATGGCCAAGAGCAGGGATTGGGATGAGTTGCAGCACACTTGGGTGGAATATCACAGAAAGGCGGGTCGTGGAATGCGAGATAGCTATGAGCAGCTGATCGATGTAATGCAAGAAGTGGCCTATGTGAACAGTGAGTGGGTTATGATCATAACTTACTATCTAAACTAAAAAACCAATCCTCCTTTTGCAGATGTCACCAATGGCGGGGAGTACTGGTATCTGGGCTACGAGTCGGGTAACTTTCGCCAGGACATGGACATCGTTTGGGAGCAGATAAGACCTCTTTACGAGGGCCTCCACGCCTACGTGCGCCGCAAGTTGAGGGACTACTATGGACCGGATCGTATCAACCGTATAGCTCCCATTCCCTCGCACATTCTGGGCAACATGTACGGCCAGTCGTGGTCCAATGTGCTGGACATTTTGATACCCTATCCGGGTCGCAAGCTGATCGATGTCACGCCGCGAATGGTGGAGCAGGGCTACACACCGCAGCTGATGTTCCAGCTGGCCGAGGAGTTCTTCACCTCCATTAATATGTCGGCCGTGGGTCCGGAATTCTATAGAAACTCCATATTCGAGCAGCCTTTGGACAGGCGGGTACTTTGTGAGCCCTCCGCCTGGGACTTTTGCAATCGTCACGATTTCCGGGTGAAAATCTGCACGGACATTAATCAAAGGAGCTTGATAAGTGTCCATCACGAGATGGCGCACATTCAGTACTTCCTGCAGTACCGTCACCTGCCCAAGATCTTCAGAAACGGGGCCAATCCGGCCTTTCATCAGGCGGTGGGCGATGCCATAGGGCTCTCGGTATCGACTCCTAGGCACTTGCAGACCCTGGGACTCCTGCAAAGGTCCCTCGACGAGTCCAGCTACGATATAAACTATCTATTTACCATGGCCATTGATAAGGTaagaaacatttatttacttatacatttttaaaagggaGATATTGCCGGAGTGTCACAGAAAAAACGAGCTAAAAATAATCCATTGCCGACTCATGGTTTTAtagtaaacatttaatttcctCAAAGTGAAAGCTGATTGCGAggaacacaacaaaattactCAGAATTGATAAATAAGGCGATGACTTGGTTTTGGTACTGGCGTATTTTCAATTGCTTTGTTAGCTTAACCacaaaaagataaatttatttcattcaaATGTATTACAGCTtgaaattaaactaattttactACTGGGTGTGATTATAAAACTTGGGGTTTCCGATTcgtaataaaagaaataatattaaatatttatagtatttaaataatagaaattattagaaattattctccatagaaaatatttccatacattttataacttttttaatattttaaaaaataataataattaatttttaatgatttgatTACATTTCTTCCTTCAGGTGGCCTTCCTGCCTTTTGCTTTGTCTTTGGATAATTGGCGTTATGATGTCTTCAGTGGCAATGCGAACAAACGAACTATGAACTGTCACTACTGGAATTTAAGGTTggtatttatgaaaatatatccatacttttactaaattaaattattatatagaGAAAAGTACTCCGGTATAAAGCCGCCAGTTCTACGCTCCGAAAAGGATTTTGACATGGGAGCCAAGTACCATATACCAGCGAATATTCCCTACATCAAGTGAGTGCTAAAAAAAGTTCTTTATTACGAGATTGATTGCATAATTACTTGGTAAACATTTCtcctatttaattatttactgCATAACCAGAGCAATTAAAACGTCTAGCAGCGgcttgttattaattttgctatTTCTGATTACAATTTACACACAATTTCAAACATTTTCCGTCAAATTGCCGGCGATTACGCGTTGCGATCGCTGGGATCGTCGAACCGGCCATAAAGTTGGCCCACTAACATCGCATAATGTCCAACAACACACATACAGAAAGCCAAGCTTCGGGTCTgtggaaaagaaaaagaaaatgaaatgaaactgAAAACTCACATGTCTGCAATGTTTCCCGCATTCACTTTCCACTTGGCTGCCGCCAACAAACAGAGCGGGTTTAGTTGGccatcatttaaattttaagcccAGTTGAAAAACTGTTACGAAAATCCAGACTAGACCATTTTAACTGTTGACTGTTCAGGCTCGACTGCCAAACTCGAGACGTTGACCCAGTAatctacaaatattttctgctTCGAATTTCCatttgtataaaaacaacTACAAAAGAAGGTGTCAATGCCAAATCATATGTCTTGGTTTCTACTTTTGATgttgttaaatttgttttgtctaGGGTTTCACCGCTAACTTATACGAACGTCTGTGGCTTAGGTTCTTTTAAAGTGGTTATTAGGCAATCCCACGTGGGTTTATTATATCaaattttatacaataaaTCATGTTGTTAgtgttttttcataaaaaccaaaagttACGaagttaatacaaattattctTCATCTTAAGTTTCATGGTATCACACATATTCATACAGCATACCCCTCTTAagttaatatttcttaaaaaacataCCGACTCCACTAACCGAATGAAGTGCTAGCCATCAGAGCCATTAGCCAGATTTTTATTGCCGCCATTCTTTTGGCATTAGCCGCACACTCTCGATGGGAAAAATAGGGGGCGGTTGGAGGATGAAGGAGGGAGGATTACAACACCACCAGTTCGCCATTCGGGCATTGTGCTGGCGATTATTTATTGCATAATCAATAAACTGCAAACGCTACAGTTACATAAACAAAAGCTACCAGAAAACAACTAGCCACCAAGAGAGTTAGCCCCAATATGGTAATAAAAAAGAGCTGTGCTCGACTCGACGGGTCTTACGGTCTTACGGCTCAAATATCGGTTAGCAGCACATGTCCTACAAACCGACTTGGAGGAAAAACGTGATAAATCCGTGGCCCACTTTATTTAACCCACTCTGCAAATTGCAGCGGCTTCAATGGAGccgaaaatgcaaattgaaacCCAATCTTTGTGGTCGTTGCAACAGGCTGGCTATAGCCAAAGCCGCAGAAAGGAGTGCAAAAACCGAGaccgaaaaaaccaaaagacccCCCTCCCTTACTTTTTGCTGGTGCTAATAAAAAGTAATGCCCACACCGCAAAATAAACGCTAGGAAATGGACACGAGTGCAGAGACTTGCGGAGCTCGAGAGCCCGAGGAAAGCGAAATGATGGTGTGGAAAATGTAATAAACATGTTGAACTGTCTTGTGGGTCCTCCTCCCTCGATCCCCTCCTTGGAAATAACCCTGTCTGTCTATCTTTCTGTGGGCGAGACACTTTGAATATGCAATTATGAATGCAAGGCGATGTTTACCTCATTTGAAAATTAGATAAGACATTTATGGGCAATGAAGGAACGACTTGATTTGGCTCTTTGCCTTCCATGTCTGCTTCTCTGTGGGTAAAGTAAAGCGATTCGACTGAAAGTGAGTTTTGGCCCATGCAAATGGCTGCAGTATGTGGGAAATGTTGAGGTTAAACTGCaattagtatttatttataatgagGGCAATTAGGCTGAGACGGAATCGAGCTATTTAACTCTTTAAATATtgtgttaaacattttttaataattatattttttataatattacatCCGagataaatcataaattatttaaaagatttggGGACGCCTCTtatccatttaaaataaagtacgCATTGCAAAACAGATTTAAtgctcatttttattttactttattttttattgctcaaatatttatacctacAAAGGTAATATAAACATGGGCTTAAGTCGTTAGTAAAACAAGCTATTTTATAGCTttactttagttttatttttttaatgtttcgaCTGGTTTAAGTTGcgccttttgaaaataaaaatgttataaaatatattgtttaaagtTAATGTTTGTTGAGATTGTTTAGTGCCCGTTGTTTCCatattcttgaataaaaaagttaaaagacTTTTCCCCAATACCGATAGTTTCTAAAATGTTTTCCCATTGCTAGCAATTGCgagttcaaaaaatatttaaattaagttaatatttatgaaatttgCCTAATCAATTTATGTTCCagtctaaaattaattaagaaaacAGTTGTATATTCGTTTTGATCACttggtttttcatttatttaattgtgtgTTCATTCATCAGCTTCATGTTGTATgagattttttgtttgtttttatacagagtcaaaaaatatttggtaaaTTAAGTACTTTTTATAAATCCGTTTCGTCTGCTTATACGAACAAGCAATATTACATAGACGTATTACAAGCTAGGTAGCGAAGagttacaaaatattacaaattacaaaaactaATACAATACGTTCGTTTACAAACTGACTTAAATAGGCGTCTCCCTATCTCGAATATCGCACAAGCTTAAACGCTATCAGAAGTCTTATCACACGCTCACAACGCTGGGACGCTGCACACAACTGGATGGATTGGCATTCCTATGTAGATATGTGGATCCATCTCACTTGGGAACCGGAACGGGTGCACGAGTCGGGGTGGACCAGAGCAGAAGAGGGAGGAGCCGCGGCTGGAGGacaaaacagcagcagcaaccacatCGATGATGCACCCAAGGTGGTGTCGCTTCCTTAACCATCCAATAAGATCCACATCGTCGTAGCAGTACAATATAAGCCTGGTATCCTGGTATCCTGGGATCTGGCGACTACTGTCTGTGTTCGATCGAGTGTCTTGGAGTCTTGGAGGGTCGGGAAGTGGGTTGGTGTCTTGGTTCTTGTTGATGTTCTTTGTTGTTGTGTGGGCTGTGCGGCCCAAATGTGTCGCTTAGAAGTCTTAATCCTAAGTTCCTTTACAATCCACTCATTCACAGTGCTTCACGGGTTTCGTCAACGTTTCAAGGTATCCTTTTGTGttatgtttttctgtttttatatggCTTACGGCTAGAAGAGAGTTTCGGTCTAAAAGCTAAGTTCGTCGGTTACTACTCGTCTGGTTTCTCTGAATCTCTGTCGGTTATCACGTTGTGTAGGAAAAGTGTTATGATAATATGGAATGGAATGATGTGTTAGCGGGTCGgggttttctatttctttttcGATTTGGGAAACTGTGGTAATGGAAGAGTTTATTCGCTTGCCATCCCAGTTGATTCTCAATGCTGTAAAGAAAAGCGAAAGAAgaggagagaaagagagaagaGTGCGATTCACCAGTTTAGTAGCCGTGATATGAATGATAATCATGAGAGGCAAATTCATGCTCCACCTCGTGCTCATGCTCCACGATGGGATGGGAGTAAtgctgatgctgatgatgatggacGGGGGCGTGATGGTGCTCCTCCTCGATGTGCTTGTGATGGAACTCGGGCTCCTTGTAGCTGATGTGCTTCTCGTGGTATTCCGGCACGTGCTTCTCGATGTGAACATGGACGGGCTTCTCCACGGGGATCTTGACCGGGTACGGAACGTGTTTCTCGACCTTCACGGGCACTTCCTTGATCACCGGGTAGGGGGCGGGCACATGGACCTTGACCTCATAGGGCACTGGCTTCTCCACATGCACGGGCACGGGGCGATCGTAGGGCACATGGACGGGAACGGGCACCTTCTTGATCACGGGCACGGCCACTGGTTTGTCCACATAGTGGGGCACTGGTTTGTCAATGTAATGGGGCACTGGCTTGTCGACGGGCACCTTCACGGGATAGTGGACCACCTTCTCCACGGGATAGGGCTTGTCCACATGCACATGCTTCTCCACATTGTAGTGGACAATCTTCTCGACGGGGTAGGGAGCAGGGACATGGACCTTGACGGGCACATGGACCTTCTTTTCGACTGGGTAAGGAGCGGGCACATGAACCTGAAGgaccaaaaaaaccaaagaattAGAACCCCAAATTGATAGGCTACCTTTCCCACCAACCCACCTTAACGGGCACTGGGCGATCGTAGTGCACATGGACTGGCACATGGACCTGCTTCTCAACGGGATAGGGAGCTGGCACCTCGTAGGGAACCTTCACGATCTCCTTGACCTCGTAGGGAATGTGCTTGATCACCGGATAGGGCTTGGGCACCTTGACCTTAACGGGCACATGGATGTGCTTCTCCACCGGCACATGCACGATCTTTTCGATGGGCACGGGCACTGGGACCTTCTTGATCACCGTCAGTGTCTTCTCCTCGTGCACCGGGAAGTGGGGCACGTGGTGGTGATGGTAGTCCTCGTAGTGGTGCAGTCCTCGCTTCGATTTGGTGGTGTCCTCGCTGGCCGCTGCCTCGGCAGCCTTGGCCTCCGGCTCAACCTTCTTCTCCTCGGCGGGAGCGGCGGCCTTCTCCTCCTCGGCCCGAGTGTAACTGGTGGCCAGGAGCAGGACCAAAGCCAGCGATGTCGCTGTGCGCTGCAAGTCAAAGAAGTCCTTGTTAGAAGGGTGCTTAGTGGGATTTAAAAGTTCTTAAAGTccactttaactttaaaagtattttgaaTTATCAGGCAATAAAATACGGAGccgcaaaaaattttaaaaattaatagaacATCTTCATCGAGAAGTTAAAATATAATGTCCTAAGTTTAAATATCTTGGTATGttgtaaaataacaaaaagtttgttattatgaataatttatgaaataattaaatcattCAAATAGATTCAATCCACATCTTAATAATGTTTCGGAagaattgttttgaaaacatATTGCTAAAATCACTGATTGTTAGACTTTAATGTTGTAATGCATTTTGATGCATTTTCATCACCGAATAATCGGGTAATTTTCTCTCATGTTCTTGAGTCCTTTTCAACCACTTCTTCACTGCACTTTTTTTGGTCCTGACCACCGATACTCACCATCAACTTCATGCTGCTGCGTTTATCCTTCGATGGACGGGAATGGAAATCCGTTTTCCCAGGTCGTTTGGCCCGCGATTCGAGAACTGGGCGAGAACTGATCCCGATTTTTTGTCGAGGGGGTGTTTGGTTTTGATCACTAGTCCACGTTCCGTACCACTCTAGGCTGTAGACTGTTCGACGGTTAACGGTTTAATGATGCCAACTGCAGCGCCTGCGCGCACTTTTATAGTTCCCAATCGAAAGCCAAGCCACTCTACTCCACTCCACGCCGAATGAATGGATGCACGAAGCGAGCTAAGCCGAAGAGCAGACGGCCAAAACCATCGGCAACACCAATAATAATCGCAATGGCCCAAAACACATGCGGCGCAGCGAATGGTGAGCGGTACGCTATACTAAAACTAAACTCTTGtgcctgctgttgttgttgttgttgtgcggCGGTTGCCTGTCTACTTTGCCTTTGGTGGTCCGCTGGCTGGTGGTTCGCTGGATTTTGGAGGCGCGAAGTCAACGCAGCCAAGCGCCAAATGCAGCGCCACCGTcaccgcaaaaaaaaacaaaaacaagaatggCAATCTAGCTTTAAAATACGAAGTTTTAAATACCCtttcaaaaattgaatttggtAAACCCAATTAAAAgctaattttatttgtgtgtcaatttaatattttgattttaagtagatgcataaatattaataccTTTTTTCTAATAATGCTCTTAAATGAAAGTTAAACAAAACAAGTGATTCGAATTATTTATTAGATAAATGTCTATATAATAAcaaacatttgtttttataaggTAAAGAAACTGCTTTATaatgtacaatttttattataaatgatACTATaactgttttaatattttactctCAACTATCCTTGCAACTaacagatttaaaaaatattatttggtcctcaggcaattaaaaattatatgccAATGCTTTCGACATTTTGAGTACATTTTTGGACAATTAATACGTTTTATAGAcacattattttaaagaaggcGCCGCAAACCGATCTTCAAAGTCGTAAAACCCTCTCGAGAAGTatgaaaaacagaaataaGATTGCAATACCAAGAGGAGACCGAGCAAATGGGTAAAAAcgggggtttttttttgcagggGAACTGGGGGAAGAGCAGACGAGGGTCTATGGATGCGTGCCATTTTGCTGTTTAATTCGACTACCGTCAGCTGCCGCTTTTTCGCTTCTTGTGGCTGCCGCAAGTCAATGCACGTAAAAGGCTTGAGAAACCAAACGCAAAGCCACAACGGCAACTTCGGCAGCACAGGCCCCACAATTTCTGGCTGGTAATTGAATAATACCCAAATGGATGAGCCGCCTTCAAGCCACTTCAAGTGATGAGCTGTTCGCTTTGTTGGCGGTTTTCATTTCaatgttgtttttatgttAATCACAGATGATTATGTATGTACTTGTTGCCGctggattttttatttgctattTGGGGATTATTCTTCAGGACGATGTTTTGATTGATTacattgaaattattttagcgATTTTACacgtaatattttaaacttggaATTAGTTCTGTGATTAGTTTAAAATGGtatataaattgtttaaaaaattattcactATTCTTTAATGAAGAGTTGAATAATTCGAATGTCTCTCATTCTTAAAtcctttttgtttaattatccctttttttataaatattttgttaattgttCCCCATTACTCACAAAGTAATCGTACTTCAAATGagcataataataatcatttgTAGCCATACCCTAAAAAAGCACTAGTTTACTTTAGCTTTTCCTTTCACCGCTTTGAATGTTTTTCCTAATTGAATGCTCAACTAATCCTggtgagtttttttttgcgctcTCACTACAAGTCTTTACCCCTCTTACTTTGGTTACACCCCCTTTTTTTCTGGTCTCGTGTCACCTGATTTTCCCCTTCCTCGACTGACCACAGACAATCCTTTGTCTGGCTGTCATCTGCAtccttttacttttttcccCATTCGTATTATGCCATTATCCCATTCACCCGACCGAGCCCCAATGATTCCGGACCAGTTTCCGCGAGGTTGGGGGACAGGTCCCTCCCTCCCAACTTCAAGTCTGGGGAGTGTGTCACTCGGTCATTCGGTGCTGGTTGTGTCACTGCTCCACATTCGATTCACCAACCATAACCTAAGACAAAGAGCAATCACAAGTAGTAGAAACAGAAGCTCGCGAACCGAGACGATAGTAAGTACAATCCAATCCCATTCAATCCATATCCATTTCTGCGTAATTGATACCAAGTAGCGCCACTAGAGACCAAGTGGACCCTGGACGGGGCGGGTCCAGTCTTAGTTCGATTACCTTCCTCGTTATTATGTCAATGGGTCTTCAGTCAGCTGCGGTTTGGCACACATATCGAGTATAAATATATCACACTTATAGTGTGGATACGGGTTTAAGGTGCACACCATAACTAATAATGGTTTTtctaggaaaataatatacaaaaatatatgaaaataaaaaatttattttaataaaattattaatttaatcacgaaaacatataaaaattaaaaaatgttatgatTAAGATTTGTTGATATAAGAACATGAGAACTACATGGTAAAAGGTTCCCTTTTATAGATTAGAATTTAAGATATGTTATTAGATTTATTATGTTCttatttgtaacatagtaaaatCCTTTTTCTACTGAGTGGCCTGATAGTCATGTTGGGTATCTTTTAATCCAAGACTTGTTACGATAGCAAATATTTTCTCGCTTTCGTTGCATGCATGCAACTTTCGATTTCGTTTCGATTCGCGTTTGTTGCATGTCTTGACCACATTGTTCGATGCACATTTCCACAATTGCGGGAAAGAGACGGGTATACGGGGGCCAGAAGAAAGAGAGGCAGAGAGTGGCGTTTGGAGGCTGCTGCCCCAGCTGATGTTGATATTATGTCATATGTTCGTTTGCTGGGGCGCTCGCCTACCGTCAGAGAGATGATTTCGAGTACATTGTCTGAGCCCCATCATAATCGGTACGAGTGCACTTACTTCCTCGACTTAATTACCATATGCCACCATATATATCCATACTTATTATCACTCTTGGGTCTTCTTCTTCCATTGTTTTAGCTTGCCTTTGAAAATCGTCTTTCGATTGGAGCTTAGCTTCTTTGTGCCGATATTCAGGCTGCAGCTCGTTTGTTTACATTGTCTGTGGTTCCTGACCTTGCCGCATTTGGCGATAAACTAAGCTTTACATAAATTAATTCATCTATTTTTCGGTGGGTCTTTATTCGCCGACAAAGGTGTCAAAGTTGAACCAGCTGCCAATTGATCATATTCCATAGAAGAAACTcgctttgcatttgcattcgcTGCCTGATTTGTGTAACAATTTATTGTCGTCGCCCGAGCATTCCATTCCACTTCGTTCCCATTTTAAGTTTTGATGTCTTCAATTTTGGACGACTTCCAACAATATATAGAGCTGTAAGCCCCATGTAGGCGAAAATGACAGTTATGACATTTTATGTGCCGTTTACCAAAGTCCCATTCAGCTCTTTGTCACCTACAGTCGTTGGTTGTTGTCGATTCGCTTGTGGTTTCCACCTGCCAAGGTGTACGTataactgtttttctttttgggtcTCGGTGGTTTAACCGTTTCGCGTTTTGTTTACTGCCATTTTGAGGATGGGGCCACCGCAGACGGGGTTCATTGCATTACTGGTCAAGGTCGTTGCTTGGACTTGTTACCCAGCCCACCAGACTGA
The genomic region above belongs to Drosophila takahashii strain IR98-3 E-12201 chromosome 2L, DtakHiC1v2, whole genome shotgun sequence and contains:
- the Ance-3 gene encoding angiotensin-converting enzyme codes for the protein MHSVSVLSCLCLGLSLGWANPQLNLPTPQPEVFYNGYTPNVATTPAQLRADRDRDQRYGPPYSDAGRSGNTDDGLDDFRYGQTDDERMRIGYSYPSPRVNFSDSPFSGDRFSNHNYGPISSTTERSYGNDPNLNQRYSDVPYSSQGERNFNPNDQYNYNNNPNVEFVGINNRNRFENPFLSNQDRFNLNQGYLERQRYQQDRRYQQELEKLRILLVESDQKGSLECTANVAAQWNFETNVNDFTQTEALNAQQRYVEFQRITAEQSKRINKDLIFDRRLYRQLMLQSEVGPNALPLDVLDRYNRLLNEMLFLYNSAGICAYQQPFQCDLHYIPQLKDIMAKSRDWDELQHTWVEYHRKAGRGMRDSYEQLIDVMQEVAYVNNVTNGGEYWYLGYESGNFRQDMDIVWEQIRPLYEGLHAYVRRKLRDYYGPDRINRIAPIPSHILGNMYGQSWSNVLDILIPYPGRKLIDVTPRMVEQGYTPQLMFQLAEEFFTSINMSAVGPEFYRNSIFEQPLDRRVLCEPSAWDFCNRHDFRVKICTDINQRSLISVHHEMAHIQYFLQYRHLPKIFRNGANPAFHQAVGDAIGLSVSTPRHLQTLGLLQRSLDESSYDINYLFTMAIDKVAFLPFALSLDNWRYDVFSGNANKRTMNCHYWNLREKYSGIKPPVLRSEKDFDMGAKYHIPANIPYIKYFFSTVLQFQIYRGLCRESGQYVPGDPRKPLHQCDIYRQPAAGNLLKTLMSKGASQPWQEVLEETLREGRLDGTALREYFAPLEEWLRQENLRTNEYVGWNYDGDYCKRSIETAGLQIFGGYYNGGKGQESSIYLYPLIFLIYSFISLHFF
- the Vajk1 gene encoding mantle protein isoform X2 encodes the protein MKLMRTATSLALVLLLATSYTRAEEEKAAAPAEEKKVEPEAKAAEAAASEDTTKSKRGLHHYEDYHHHHVPHFPVHEEKTLTVIKKVPVPVPIEKIVHVPVEKHIHVPVKVKVPKPYPVIKHIPYEVKEIVKVPYEVPAPYPVEKQVHVPVHVHYDRPVPVKVHVPAPYPVEKKVHVPVKVHVPAPYPVEKIVHYNVEKHVHVDKPYPVEKVVHYPVKVPVDKPVPHYIDKPVPHYVDKPVAVPVIKKVPVPVHVPYDRPVPVHVEKPVPYEVKVHVPAPYPVIKEVPVKVEKHVPYPVKIPVEKPVHVHIEKHVPEYHEKHISYKEPEFHHKHIEEEHHHAPVHHHQHQHYSHPIVEHEHEH
- the Vajk1 gene encoding mantle protein isoform X1, with translation MKLMRTATSLALVLLLATSYTRAEEEKAAAPAEEKKVEPEAKAAEAAASEDTTKSKRGLHHYEDYHHHHVPHFPVHEEKTLTVIKKVPVPVPIEKIVHVPVEKHIHVPVKVKVPKPYPVIKHIPYEVKEIVKVPYEVPAPYPVEKQVHVPVHVHYDRPVPVKVHVPAPYPVEKKVHVPVKVHVPAPYPVEKIVHYNVEKHVHVDKPYPVEKVVHYPVKVPVDKPVPHYIDKPVPHYVDKPVAVPVIKKVPVPVHVPYDRPVPVHVEKPVPYEVKVHVPAPYPVIKEVPVKVEKHVPYPVKIPVEKPVHVHIEKHVPEYHEKHISYKEPEFHHKHIEEEHHHAPVHHHQHQHYSHPIVEHEHEVEHEFASHDYHSYHGY